TGGTGATTCGTTCAATCTGGCTCTTATTCAGTACCGGCAGAATACCCGCAGATACAGGAACATCTATTCCTGCCAAATCGATTTCTTCCATAAAACGATAAAAAAGCTCATTGTCAAAAAACAGCTGGGAAATCAGAAAGTCGGCCCCCATAGAAACCTTGTCTCTCAAGTATTTCACATCCTGAACTTTGTTTTCACAGTCCACATGACCCTCGGGATAACAGGCGGCTCCGATGCAGAAGTCCCCTTCGGCTTTCACCTGACGAATCAGGTCAGAAGCATGTTCATAGTGCAGTGGATCGGGAAATTCAAAATCCGGATCTTCTGGAAGATCTCCCCGCATTGCAAGAACATTCTCGATGCCGTTGCTCCGAAGTTCATGGAGAATTCCGTTGATCTGCTCTTTTGTAGCAGAAATACAGGTCAGATGCGCGAGACTTTCAATGTGATAATCATTTTTTATCTTAGAAGCGATTTCTACCGTTCTGTCTTTCGCTTTTCCCCCTGCACCGTAGGTTACACTGATAAAATCAGGGTTGATATCCTTCAGCTCA
This genomic window from Clostridiales bacterium contains:
- the metF gene encoding methylenetetrahydrofolate reductase [NAD(P)H] — translated: MKIKELFDAKKTVISLEIFPPKLTSPVETVFKTLDELKDINPDFISVTYGAGGKAKDRTVEIASKIKNDYHIESLAHLTCISATKEQINGILHELRSNGIENVLAMRGDLPEDPDFEFPDPLHYEHASDLIRQVKAEGDFCIGAACYPEGHVDCENKVQDVKYLRDKVSMGADFLISQLFFDNELFYRFMEEIDLAGIDVPVSAGILPVLNKSQIERITKLAGCQLPPKFVRILDRYEDNPAALKEAGEAYAIEQIIDLMAWGVRGIHLYTMNKPDTAQRIIGNIENIRRLQG